One genomic window of uncultured delta proteobacterium includes the following:
- the tpiA gene encoding Triosephosphate isomerase produces MKKMMAANWKMHKTRAEARESAATLIASLAAIPADREVVIFAPYTVLADCAKEFEGKTGFSLGGQNVYSEDHGAFTGEISPAMLRDAGCTHVLTGHSERRALFHESSEFIGKKTAFALKQGLKVTLCIGETLEQREAGKLESVLREQLTKGLAEVDNAVSENDLAIAYEPVWAIGTGKVAGPAEILETHALVRKLLVERFPKQGTSIRILYGGSVKPDNTPEIITLDNVDGVLVGGASLDAASMRRIVLA; encoded by the coding sequence GTGAAAAAAATGATGGCCGCCAACTGGAAAATGCATAAAACCCGCGCGGAAGCCCGTGAAAGCGCCGCAACGCTTATCGCCTCTCTTGCGGCCATACCCGCCGACAGGGAAGTGGTTATTTTCGCGCCGTATACGGTTCTTGCCGATTGCGCGAAAGAGTTCGAGGGCAAAACCGGGTTTTCCCTGGGCGGGCAGAATGTTTATTCGGAAGACCACGGCGCCTTCACGGGGGAAATCTCCCCGGCCATGCTCCGCGACGCCGGCTGCACCCATGTATTGACCGGCCACTCGGAACGCCGCGCGCTTTTTCATGAAAGCAGCGAGTTCATCGGCAAAAAAACGGCGTTTGCCCTGAAGCAGGGGCTCAAGGTTACCCTCTGCATCGGCGAGACCCTGGAACAAAGGGAAGCGGGCAAACTTGAAAGCGTTTTGCGCGAGCAACTCACCAAGGGACTCGCGGAAGTTGACAACGCCGTTTCCGAAAACGACCTCGCCATCGCCTACGAGCCTGTCTGGGCCATCGGCACGGGCAAGGTTGCCGGGCCAGCGGAAATTCTTGAAACGCATGCCCTTGTCCGCAAACTGCTGGTTGAGCGTTTCCCCAAACAGGGCACATCCATCCGCATTTTGTACGGCGGAAGCGTGAAGCCGGACAACACCCCGGAAATCATAACGCTTGACAATGTGGACGGAGTCCTGGTAGGCGGTGCTTCTTTGGATGCCGCGAGCATGCGGCGGATCGTGTTGGCTTGA
- a CDS encoding Ribosomal-protein-alanine acetyltransferase: MMKTSGLLYRQLTEDDLDAVAALETACFPTPWTADQYRAILRQGGCTLFGAFRGDALAGYIAVSVQHSIGEMEVYNIAVAAPFRCLGIGKKLLRLALEAAARLGVTQAILEVRVSNAPALALYHALGFSQVGVRSGYYHDTGEDALVLARSLAPAE; the protein is encoded by the coding sequence ATGATGAAAACAAGCGGTCTCCTTTATAGGCAATTGACGGAAGACGATCTCGACGCGGTCGCCGCGCTGGAGACGGCCTGCTTTCCAACGCCCTGGACCGCCGATCAATACCGGGCCATCCTGCGGCAGGGCGGTTGCACGCTTTTCGGCGCTTTTCGCGGCGACGCGCTTGCCGGGTACATCGCCGTCTCGGTGCAGCATTCCATCGGCGAGATGGAAGTGTACAATATTGCCGTTGCCGCGCCGTTCCGCTGCCTGGGGATAGGAAAGAAGCTGCTGCGCCTTGCGCTGGAAGCGGCGGCGCGGCTCGGCGTGACGCAGGCGATCCTTGAGGTGCGCGTTTCCAACGCCCCGGCTCTTGCGCTGTATCACGCGCTGGGTTTTTCGCAGGTGGGCGTGCGGAGCGGGTATTACCACGATACCGGAGAAGATGCGCTGGTCCTTGCCCGTTCCCTTGCTCCGGCGGAATAA
- a CDS encoding hypothetical protein (Evidence 5 : No homology to any previously reported sequences), whose product MPRTPHKKNLPPVVDGVIEVLDDEGKPLLIMPQGQALRQKLRHHTVLVCLRNARGHIFLHKKTAAGSGDAQGEAWLPAAHGRVVAGESRYGAGIRLLDHVFGISGVELFEAATFKQPAGGLAGNAVTTLLLTAKTSIIPRLRDQEASDGIFVDREEFRAIMRDYPHMVTPLWSLALPYFFAR is encoded by the coding sequence ATGCCGAGAACGCCTCACAAAAAGAACCTCCCTCCTGTCGTTGACGGGGTCATCGAAGTCCTGGACGACGAGGGAAAACCGCTGCTTATCATGCCGCAGGGCCAGGCCCTCCGGCAGAAGCTGCGGCACCATACGGTTCTGGTATGCCTGCGCAACGCACGGGGGCATATCTTTCTGCATAAAAAAACGGCCGCGGGTTCCGGCGACGCGCAAGGGGAAGCCTGGCTTCCCGCGGCGCACGGCCGGGTGGTTGCCGGAGAATCACGCTACGGGGCCGGAATACGCCTGCTGGACCACGTGTTCGGCATTTCCGGCGTGGAACTGTTTGAGGCGGCCACCTTCAAACAGCCGGCAGGGGGCCTTGCCGGCAATGCCGTGACAACGTTGCTCCTCACAGCAAAAACATCGATCATCCCCCGGCTGCGCGACCAGGAGGCCTCGGACGGCATCTTCGTGGACCGGGAAGAATTCCGGGCCATCATGCGCGACTACCCGCACATGGTCACCCCTCTCTGGAGCCTTGCCCTGCCCTACTTTTTCGCCCGGTAA